Within Coriobacteriia bacterium, the genomic segment CTTCATCGTGGGCCGTTGCGTACCAGTCTTCTGGTGCGGGAACTGCGTGTGGCAGTCGGCGCACTGCATCTTGACGTGGTAGCCGTGGGAGAACTTGATGTCGGTCGCGAAGTTGGCAGCCGGATCATACGTGGCGTGGCACTTGGCGCAGACATCCTCCTCTACGGTCATGTTCTGCAGCTGGTCAAGCTGGCCGAGCAGGTCGGTGACCGAAGTCTGCGGAGTGCTGACACTGGTACCGCTATCATCGGCGAATGCCGGAGCCGCGATGATGACAGCGGCGACCACTATGGCGGTCGCGATGGCTACGCTGAGCAGCCGTGACAATCTGGGCCTGACGCGCATGGTGTGCATACCCTTCTCCCCGTCGGTGCCTTAGGCGGCCCCGACTATGACCCGCTCTTTCCAAAAACCGAGAGTACCGTGTGGAACGCGTTCTCAATGGCAGTGGTGGCAGTATCCACGGCCGACATGATGGGGTTGTGTGAAACCACGTATTGCCGTGAGTGAATGAATGGAGCATACGCCGCGACGTACGTGTCACTCGCACTCTTGTGACACTGTGCGCACGTCGCCGTTAGATTGTCTGGATTAGTGGACGACTGCAAGTTGCCCGTCGGCAGGATCAGGTGCGAGCGGTGGCAGTTCCAGCATGCGGGAGCGTCCGTGGCTCCTCGGCGATAGGCTGCACCGTGGTAGTAGTCGTCGTAGGTTGTAGCGGCCTTTACGTGGCAGTTGCCGCACATCGTAAGCGCGGAAGCCTGGATGGCCGCGTTGCCGGCGGCGTCATTCTTGGCCGGCACCGTGTGGCCGGAGTGGCAGTCGCCGCACAGTGGCTTGGGCATGCCCGGTGCCGAGGAGCTCGCGCGCCCGACAGTCGAGCTGGTGGCCCCGCTGCCCGACGTTGAGTGGGCGCTCTTGGCCCAATCGAGGAACTCCTGCGGGTGACACGCGCTCTGACCGCATGAGGATTTCGCGACCGTGCGCCAGTTCTGGCCCGGCTGAGTGGTCGGGTGGGGCGTCTTGTACGCGAAGTCGATGTGGCAGTCGGTGCATAGCAGCTTTGCATGCGCCGAGTGCTCGATAGTCGCCGTGGACACGTACAGGCTGACGGTGCGCCCGCCCTCGACCCGCACGAGGTTTGGGTCTCCGTGACAGACGAGACAGCCGGACTTGCCGTTGGTGCCGATCGACCAGTCGAGGTTGTAGGTCGCGGTTGTGTTCTTAGAGCCTGGGACAACCGGAGTCGTGTAGACGCCCAGATTGTTGACCCCCGGCGGGACATATGTGGGAGCCACAAGACCGAACTGCTCCGCCTGATGCTGCTCCGCGGCTGCGGCGTCCTTCTGAGCTTGTGCCTGCGCTGCGGCCTGCGCCTCGGGCGAAAGCGGCGGCGGCGGAGCCGCGACCGGGGCTTCCGGGTACTGGAATGCAGCGTATGCCAAACTCGGCAGCGCGAGCACAGCCACCAGCATCACGAGCATCAGTACACGGCGGACGGACATTCTCTGGTCTCTCTCGTCCGGCAGAGCCCTATGGGTGTTCAGTTCCAGCTATAGCTGGCGTCTCCTCGTAACCGAGGCCGGGATTGTTCAACTTCTTGTCATGATGCGCCGCACCCGCAAGACCAAAGAAGTCGAGGAATGCGGGGAAGTCCTCGGTCACCGACAGGTAGACATGGATCGTCGTCAAGATGATGAAGAGCCAGTTGATCAGGTAGTGCGCAGTACGTGCGTACCAGCCGGCAAGGTCGATCGATCCGACCCACGCACCCAGCCACCAGCCTACGAGCAGGTCGCGCGGCGTAACGCCCGCGTGCCCGAAGAAGTTCAGGCTGGCCGTAAACGGAATCGTGAAGGTAAGCAGAGCAAGTCCCGTGAAAGCCTGCACGATCAGCAACGGTACGAAGATGATATACGTACTCTTCTGCATCACATTGTACTTGCCAAGGTGCGGCTTGGAAGGCTTGATGAAGATGTAGTACTGGATGACCTGGAACGCGGTCGTGATGTCACGCTTGGTGACAGCGAACTCCTTGTAGTCGCGGCGATCGGAAGCGAATGCGTACCAAAGGCGCGCGACTAGGTTGATGATCACGATGACCATCGCGACGTAGTGGACCCATCGCATCTCCGTGCGGCCGCCGTTGAAGAACGGGAAGCGGATGTACATACCGGAGATGGCCAGCACGATCATCGCGGCCACATGCTGGAAGTGGAGCAACTTGGGTGTTGCCGGAATCGGGCCACCCTCGTGCTGCGGCCACTCCCATCCGACAAAACGGCGCTTGGCTCGGCCGGTAAGGATGTTTCCCAGGAAATGCACGGACAAGCCGACCAGAATCGCGGCGTAGAGGGCCGTGAATCCCACATCGAGCCAGACGTTCAAGTTCGTCAGCGTCAGCATCGAGCTCCTGACACCCCCTACTCCCTTTGTCGCGCCGCCGATAGGGCGGGCTTGACGGCTTGCAGGATTGGGAACGGAGTTTAAAAGCCCGCATCCTTGCCGGTGGAGTGCGGCTCGTTCTCAGTTTGTAACAGCAGTTACACGCAGGATAGGGACGTGCTACAGGGGTGTCAACGAACCCCGTGCCAGCGCGAATCGTGCTTGGCGCACGCCCGAGTCACACGTCGAGAATAGTCGCGTGCGCCGAGATGCCGATTCCAGCGCTCTGGAGGTAGGCGGTTGCTCGCTGCTCGTCGGCCGGAGCGATGCGCAGAGCGATGCCGCACAGCGCTCCAATCGACTTGGGCGTCGGGATGGGAACGACGTCGATTCCCAGGTCGCCGAGGAGGGACTCCGCGTCTAGCGCGTCGTGCGTGCTGGGGAAACCGAGCACCACGAACGCCTGCGGCTCGCGGGCCATCACGCCTCGCCCACCAGTCGAGCCAGCGCGCTCAATGCGGTTTCGATGTGTGCGTCGGTGTTGCGCCAGCCCACGCCGAATCGCAGCGCGCCGGTCGCCGCCGTGCCCAGGCTCTCGTGCGCCCATGGCGCACAGTGCAGTCCTGCACGCACGGCCACGCCCCACTCGCGATCCAGCACGAACGCGAGCCGATCGGCGTCGAGTCGTTCGTGCACCGCCGAGACGATCGGGACTCGCGGCACGTCGGGCCCGGGGCCTAGCACGCGGAAGCCGCCGATCGCCAGGATGCCCTCGTGCAGCCTGCGGGCAAGCCTGCGCTCCTCGGCGCGCTGCACGTCGGCGTCCTGGGCGAGAAATCGTGCGGCAGCGCCGAGGCCGGCGATGCCAGGCGTGTTTGGAGTGCCGGCTTCGTAGCGATCGGGGCGCACATCGGGCTGCTGAGCATCCGCGCTCGAGCCTCCCCCGGTGCCGCCAGTGACGAGCGGTGCAGGGCGGCAGTCGGGCGCGAGGTACAGCACGCCGATACCCTGCGGGCCGAGCATGCCCTTGTGCCCCGAGCACGCCCACGCGTCCACGCGAAGCGAGGAGAGCTGGACGTCAAGGTGACCGCCGGCCTGCGCGCCGTCTACCAGCGCCAACGCACCCGCCGCGTGCGCGGCAGCGACGATCTCGGCGACCGGCTGGATCGCTCCGGTGAGATTGCTGGCGTGCTGGAAAACGACGGCGCGAGTTGGTGCCTGCGCGAGCGCTGCAGCAATCGCCTGAGCGCTGACTGTCCCGGTCTCGTCGGCGGCTACCACTACCACGTCGACGCCCTCGCGAGCGAGCAGGTTGAGAGGGCGGGCGACCGCGTTGTGCTCGATGGACGTCGTGACGACCCGATCGCCGGGCGCGATCAAGCCGCGGAGCATGAGGTTGAGCGCCTGGGTGCAGCCCGGTTGAAAGAGCAGATCGCGGGCATCGTCCACGCCGAGAAAGCCGGCAAGGTCACGGCGCGCGCCGTGAATCATGCGTGCCGTAGCAAGCGCCAGCCGATGCGCTCCCCTCCCGGGGTTGCCGCCGTACTCGGCGAGTGCGTCAGCGACCGCGTCGACAACCTGCGGCGGCTTGGGCCAGGATGTCGCCCCGTGATCGAGATAGACGATATCGTCCAATCCGACCGTCACTTTGCGGCGTAATCGGCCGATAGGGCTGTCTCGCACTCGATCGCGTGGCGCAGGTGGGCGTGAAACGCGATCGCAGCACGTGTCTGCGTGACCTTGGGCATGACGGCGAAGAACGAACGCGTCACGGCCGGCGCGGCCACGTCGACACGGCAGATGCTGCCCTGCGCGAGCGCTTTGTCAGCGACGTAGTGCGAGACCATCGCGATTCCAAGGCCGCCCTCGACCGCGTTGACGATGGCCTCACCCGAGCCAAGCTCGACGAGAACGCGCAGCTCATCGGGGTCGACTCCGTGCTGTTCGAGTGCCGCACGGGCGACCTGCCCAGTGCCCGAGCCCGGTTCGCGGGTGACCCAGTCGGCCTCGGCGAGTTCGGCAAATGGCACGGCCTTACGACCCGCGAGCGGGCTGCTCGGCGAGCAGATCACGTAGAGTTCGTCGCAGCCCAGCTCCTCGAACTCGGCCTTGGCCAACGTGTCGATGGCGCCGCAGACTCCGAAGTCGGCTCGGCCGCCCGCGACGGCCGCGACAGCCTCGGCGGTGTCCTGCACGCTTATCTCGACCTGCACCTGAGGGTGCAGCTTGAGGAAGTCACCGAGCACGCGCGGAATCACGTAGTCTCCAGGGGTAGTGCTTGCCGCGATCGTGAGGCGGCCCGTGATTGTGTCGGAGAGCGCCGAGATGTCCTCGCGCGCCCGAACGAGCTCGGCCAGCACGCTGCGCGCATACGGCAGGAGCGCCTCGCCCGCCTCGGTGAGCTCAACTCGGTGATAGCGGCGATCCAAGAGCGTGGCACCGACGTCGCCCTCGAGCGCCTTGATCTGCATGGTGACGGCAGGCTGCGAGATCCCAGACTGGCGTGCGGCCTCGGAGAAGGACCCGAGATCGACGACCGAGACAAAAGCTCGTAGCTGCGTGACGTTCACTATTCCTCCTCGTAGAGGCCTTTGGCCACCGCAATCATAGGTGATATGCCCACTGGACGCGGAACGGGTACACTCGCAAGTGAGAACCGTTCTCACTTCCCCACGAGCCGAGGAGCCGAGCCGTGCCTGCCAGTCATGACCCCGCCGACGCCGCGTTCGGCAGCGCTCGCATCAGCCCACAGCGGCGCGAGATCGTCTCGGCGGTCGAGGCGCTGACGGGAGCGTTCACCGTCGAGGAGCTGGCGCGCACCACGCACGCCCGCGACGCGAGCATCGGAACCGCAACGGTCTACCGCGCGGTCGCGGCGCTCGAGGCGAGCAGGTGGCTCGAGCGCGTCGGCGAGCGGGACGGCAGCGCGCTGTTTGCGCGGTGCCAAGCCGGTGCGCACCACCACCATCACGTCGTCTGCGAGCGCTGCGGGCGCGTCGAAGTCACCCAATGCCCTGTCGAGATCGCCGCTGCCGAGAACCCCGACGGTTTCCGCATCACACGCCACGAAGTCACGCTCTACGGCCTGTGCCCATCCTGCTCGGCCTCCGGTACGGGAGTGTCGTAGATGTCTCACATCCACATCCCCGACGGCGTTCTCCCCATCTGGCTGTGGCTCCCGGGCTGGATCGTCGCGCTGGCATTGGTCTTCATCGCCGGTCGATACGCCGAACGCGCCGACGTGCGCCGCAAAGTGCCGCTGCTGGCGGTGGTCTCGGCGCTGATGCTCGTGGCGATGTCGAGCGAGATCGTGCCGATCGCCTACCACATCAACCTGACGGTCGTCTCCGGCGTGCTGCTGGGGCCGGCGCTTTCGGTGATTGCGGCGTTCATCGTCCAGGTCGTGCTGGCGATGCTCGGCCACGGCGGCGTGACCGTGTTGGGCCTCAACACCCTAGTGATTACCTCCGAGATGATTGCCGGTTGGGCTCTGTTCCGGCTGCTTGTGGCCGTGCTTGGGCGCTCACGCGTGCGCTGGGCCACGGCAATCGCGACCGTGTTGACGCTTGCAATGAGCACGACGCTGCTAGTCGCGATCGTCGCGCTTGCGGGAGGCGGTGCTGCCGCGGCCCGTGACACCGGCGCGCTCAACCCGGCGTCGCTGACGTTCGCGAATCCATTCTCGAGCGGCGTCCTGCATATCGGCCTTTTCGCCGGCGGCGAGCACACGACGCAGGCCGCAGGCCTCTCGGTGGCCCGGTTTGCGGCAGTCGTATACACGCTCGGGTCGATTGGCTGGGTGCTCGAGGCAGCGGTGAGCGCGTGGATCCTAGGCTACATCGCACAGGTCCGGCCCGCGCTGTTGTGGGAGGGCGCGCTCAAGGAAGGCGCACACCATATCATCGGTGACGAGACGGGGCAGCTGTGAGCAGCGGAATGGGGCCGATCGATCGATCGGCGACCGCCGACCTCGGCTGGCTGCATCGCGTCTCAGCGGCCGGCAAGTTGGCTGCGTTTGCGCTGGTAGTCGCGGCGACTATTGTCACGTGGAACGCCCTGGTGGTGCTCGCGTTGCTGCTGTCACTCGCTGCGGTGGCGACAGCAGCTCGAATAAACCTCAAGCTGACCTTCACCCTTGCCGCCTACCCTGCCCTGTTCGCAGCGGTGTTCGCATTCGCGTCGGCACCCGACGCGTTGACTGGCACCGTCATCGTGCTCAAGGCGGTCTGCGCTGGGCTGGCCGCGGTGACCGTCGTAATGACGACGCCGTACCCTCAGGTATTCGCTCCAGTACAGCGAATCGTTCCGGGCGTCGTGGGTGACGCCCTGCTCATGACGTACCGCACGACCTTCCTGCTGCTAGGTAAGTTCTCGAGCCTGCTGCGGGCGGTTCGCTTGCGTGCGGGGCTCCGGGGCACACATCCGATTCGCGCGGCGCGCGTCACGACGCAGGCTCTCGGCGGCTTGCTGTTGTACTCGTTCGACCTCGCGCAGCGCGACTACGACATCCTGCGCCTTCGTGGCTACACCGGCCGACTCCGCGTCAACATGCCAAGGAGCGCCGATCGTCGAGTCGATATCGTGCTCGTGTCCGCCGCTGCGCTAGCGCTGGCCACGAGCATCGCCTGGCGGTTCGGCTCGGCGACGCTCAATCCGTACAGCTGGCTCCTGCTCTTCCCCGCCGCCGCGATGCTCGCGGCCGGCCTCGTTGTCCGACGGAGGACCTCATGACCGACACCGCCCACGCACACGATCACAGAGCGCACTCTCACGTACCCGCCGAGCCACCAAGCGCTGACGAGGTCGTCCGCGTCAGCTGCGTGCGGCACAGCTACGAGGATGGCACCAGCGTCTACCTGTGCGGCATCGACTTCGTCGCTTCGCGGGGAACGCGCACCGTGCTGCTCGGCCCGAACGGCTCGGGCAAGACGACGCTGATCTATCACGTTCTGGGGCTGTTGCGCGCGCAAGAGGGCACGGTGCGGGTATTCGGCGTCGACCCTGCCGCAGACTGGCCGGCCGTGCGGCAACGCATCGGCGTCGTGCTCCAGAACGTCGACGAGCAGCTGCTCATGCCGACAGTCGCCGACGACGTGGCGTTCTCACCCCGCCAGTACGGTCTGCCCGAGGCCGAGGTGCAGGTGCGGGTCTCGGCGGCGCTCGAGCTGCTGGGAATCGCCGAGCTGGCCGGGCGCGTGCCGCACGATCTGTCCGGCGGCGAGAAGCGCAAGGTCGCGCTCGCGGGGGCGCTCGTGATGGAGCCTCAGCTGCTGGTGCTCGACGAGCCCTTCGAAGGGTTGGACCCCTCGGCGCGCAGTGGTCTGGTCGAGCTCATCGAGCGTCTCGCACGCGAAGAGGGCGTGACGGTAGTGATGTCGACGCACGATATCGACTCGGTTGCCGAGCTCGCTGACTACGTGTACGCCCTCAAGCCCGGCGGCGAGATAGCCTTGCGCGGCACTCCCGAGGAGGTGTTCGCCCATGCAGACCTGGTCGCCGCGAGCAACATCAAGCCGCCCATCCTGGCCGAGTTATTCGCGGGCCTGCGAGAGCGCGATTCCGGCTCGCCCGATGTGGTGCTCACTGTCGGCGAAGCAGTAAATGCACTCGCCGCCTGGAAGTGCGAGTAGAGCGCGACAAGGCTCCGTTCGCCGGCGAATGACGCGACGACGGACCAACGGCTAACGCGGCTCGATGCCGTATGCCTTCTCCCAAAGGCCCACATTACCCGTGCTCGTGCGCGTCTCGGCCCACGCTCGGGCCCCGGTCGCAAGATGTGCGCGGAGAGCCGGGTCTTCGATCAACCGCGAGAGATGCTTGAGCCAGTCCTTTGGGTTGCGCGCGAACAGACCGGTCTCGCCGTGCTTGAGGCTGTTCTCGTAGGGCGCTACGCGCGACGCGACGAACGGCAGCCCGATCATCGAGTACTCGAGGAGCTTCAGGTCGCTCTTGGCGACGTTGAATCGCGTGCCTTGGAGTGGGGCCATGGCAATGTCGAACTCGTAGAGAAGATGGGCGTACTGCTCGGTTTCCACGGGCTTGAGGTAGCGCAGTCTCGGATGCTCGTCGAAGTAGCCCGGGTTGATTCCGGCCAACCACACCTCCACGGCGGGATAGCTGTCGAGTATCTGCGGTAGCACTCTCGCAACGTCGTGCAGATCTTCGTAGTGCGTGGGACTGCCCGCCCAGCCGATGATCAGGTCATCTCCCGTCTTCGGAGGCTTGCCCTCCGTCGGCCAGTAGGCCGGTGGCAGCATGTTGGGGAGGATGGTAGTGGTCGGCGTGAAGCGCCGAACCACCTGCTCGAGGGGCGCGGTCGACACTGTGACCTGCTGACAGGCACGAATCACGCTGACGAGCCCTTCGAGCCTGCCTGGGATGGCCCAGAACTCGTACGCTGGGTTACTCGGGTTGATACACCAATAGTCGTCGTCGATGTCGAAGACGGTCATCTTGCCGGCTTCGTTCGCCTGCTCGACCAGCTCGAGGATCGCTGGCTCCCAGAGTCGCTGAATGACCAGCACGTCGCACCAGTCGACGTCGTCGCTCGTGAGGGCGGGCTCCAAGCGGACGCTATGCCCTCGCGCTGCGAGCGCAAGACCCGGGACCCGACAGCGGTACCACGTCGAGCCGGTGTACGTGTCGACAACGTAGAAGATCTTCTTCGGGTTGC encodes:
- a CDS encoding cytochrome b/b6 domain-containing protein; the encoded protein is MLTLTNLNVWLDVGFTALYAAILVGLSVHFLGNILTGRAKRRFVGWEWPQHEGGPIPATPKLLHFQHVAAMIVLAISGMYIRFPFFNGGRTEMRWVHYVAMVIVIINLVARLWYAFASDRRDYKEFAVTKRDITTAFQVIQYYIFIKPSKPHLGKYNVMQKSTYIIFVPLLIVQAFTGLALLTFTIPFTASLNFFGHAGVTPRDLLVGWWLGAWVGSIDLAGWYARTAHYLINWLFIILTTIHVYLSVTEDFPAFLDFFGLAGAAHHDKKLNNPGLGYEETPAIAGTEHP
- a CDS encoding DUF3343 domain-containing protein, whose translation is MAREPQAFVVLGFPSTHDALDAESLLGDLGIDVVPIPTPKSIGALCGIALRIAPADEQRATAYLQSAGIGISAHATILDV
- a CDS encoding aminotransferase class V-fold PLP-dependent enzyme, whose product is MDDIVYLDHGATSWPKPPQVVDAVADALAEYGGNPGRGAHRLALATARMIHGARRDLAGFLGVDDARDLLFQPGCTQALNLMLRGLIAPGDRVVTTSIEHNAVARPLNLLAREGVDVVVVAADETGTVSAQAIAAALAQAPTRAVVFQHASNLTGAIQPVAEIVAAAHAAGALALVDGAQAGGHLDVQLSSLRVDAWACSGHKGMLGPQGIGVLYLAPDCRPAPLVTGGTGGGSSADAQQPDVRPDRYEAGTPNTPGIAGLGAAARFLAQDADVQRAEERRLARRLHEGILAIGGFRVLGPGPDVPRVPIVSAVHERLDADRLAFVLDREWGVAVRAGLHCAPWAHESLGTAATGALRFGVGWRNTDAHIETALSALARLVGEA
- a CDS encoding LysR family transcriptional regulator, with product MNVTQLRAFVSVVDLGSFSEAARQSGISQPAVTMQIKALEGDVGATLLDRRYHRVELTEAGEALLPYARSVLAELVRAREDISALSDTITGRLTIAASTTPGDYVIPRVLGDFLKLHPQVQVEISVQDTAEAVAAVAGGRADFGVCGAIDTLAKAEFEELGCDELYVICSPSSPLAGRKAVPFAELAEADWVTREPGSGTGQVARAALEQHGVDPDELRVLVELGSGEAIVNAVEGGLGIAMVSHYVADKALAQGSICRVDVAAPAVTRSFFAVMPKVTQTRAAIAFHAHLRHAIECETALSADYAAK
- a CDS encoding transcriptional repressor, yielding MPASHDPADAAFGSARISPQRREIVSAVEALTGAFTVEELARTTHARDASIGTATVYRAVAALEASRWLERVGERDGSALFARCQAGAHHHHHVVCERCGRVEVTQCPVEIAAAENPDGFRITRHEVTLYGLCPSCSASGTGVS
- a CDS encoding energy-coupling factor ABC transporter permease, whose translation is MSHIHIPDGVLPIWLWLPGWIVALALVFIAGRYAERADVRRKVPLLAVVSALMLVAMSSEIVPIAYHINLTVVSGVLLGPALSVIAAFIVQVVLAMLGHGGVTVLGLNTLVITSEMIAGWALFRLLVAVLGRSRVRWATAIATVLTLAMSTTLLVAIVALAGGGAAAARDTGALNPASLTFANPFSSGVLHIGLFAGGEHTTQAAGLSVARFAAVVYTLGSIGWVLEAAVSAWILGYIAQVRPALLWEGALKEGAHHIIGDETGQL
- a CDS encoding energy-coupling factor transporter transmembrane component T; the protein is MSSGMGPIDRSATADLGWLHRVSAAGKLAAFALVVAATIVTWNALVVLALLLSLAAVATAARINLKLTFTLAAYPALFAAVFAFASAPDALTGTVIVLKAVCAGLAAVTVVMTTPYPQVFAPVQRIVPGVVGDALLMTYRTTFLLLGKFSSLLRAVRLRAGLRGTHPIRAARVTTQALGGLLLYSFDLAQRDYDILRLRGYTGRLRVNMPRSADRRVDIVLVSAAALALATSIAWRFGSATLNPYSWLLLFPAAAMLAAGLVVRRRTS
- a CDS encoding ABC transporter ATP-binding protein, which produces MTDTAHAHDHRAHSHVPAEPPSADEVVRVSCVRHSYEDGTSVYLCGIDFVASRGTRTVLLGPNGSGKTTLIYHVLGLLRAQEGTVRVFGVDPAADWPAVRQRIGVVLQNVDEQLLMPTVADDVAFSPRQYGLPEAEVQVRVSAALELLGIAELAGRVPHDLSGGEKRKVALAGALVMEPQLLVLDEPFEGLDPSARSGLVELIERLAREEGVTVVMSTHDIDSVAELADYVYALKPGGEIALRGTPEEVFAHADLVAASNIKPPILAELFAGLRERDSGSPDVVLTVGEAVNALAAWKCE
- a CDS encoding glycosyltransferase family 4 protein, producing MTQSVDALTSNPKKIFYVVDTYTGSTWYRCRVPGLALAARGHSVRLEPALTSDDVDWCDVLVIQRLWEPAILELVEQANEAGKMTVFDIDDDYWCINPSNPAYEFWAIPGRLEGLVSVIRACQQVTVSTAPLEQVVRRFTPTTTILPNMLPPAYWPTEGKPPKTGDDLIIGWAGSPTHYEDLHDVARVLPQILDSYPAVEVWLAGINPGYFDEHPRLRYLKPVETEQYAHLLYEFDIAMAPLQGTRFNVAKSDLKLLEYSMIGLPFVASRVAPYENSLKHGETGLFARNPKDWLKHLSRLIEDPALRAHLATGARAWAETRTSTGNVGLWEKAYGIEPR